DNA sequence from the candidate division TA06 bacterium genome:
CTACCATTCGGACCATAGATGAGCGGAACGAGTTCGTTACTAGTGTTGGTCAGTGCAGGGTCCGGGGACAGCCCCCCAATTTTACAATTTTGAAGGTTTGGCCCCCCCGAATTCAGCATACAGCTTATAGCTTGACAAGGGCGCTATGTCTCGTTAGAGTCTGCGCATATGGCAGCACAGTTTCAGGCCAGAGAGCTGACCAGCGATGAGCTAGAATTCTGGGATCGCCTGGTAGCCGGCTCCCCACAAGCGACAGTCTTTTGCTCCTCCAGGTTCTCAAGTGCGATTGCAGAAGCGACCGGACGGCCGTACAGGTTTGTTGCAGTTTTTAGAGGTGATAGGTTCATCGCCGGACTTCCCGTGTTCGACAGGAGAAAGGCTGGCATACTGATAGCCCAACAACCACCTCTCGTTCCCCATCTAGGATTGATAGTCTCTGCCGAGGTTGAGGCAGATCATCCGAGAAGGCGTGAATTCAACATTTTCCAGGCATGCAAAGCCCTCTCTGATTGGTTCATCAAGAGATACGATTACATCTATGTCTCACATCACCCGGGTCTGACCGATCTTCGGCCCTTCACCTGGCAGGGCTGGAAGGAGAAGGTTTGTTATACTTGCCGGATTCGCCTGGAGACCTTCAGCGTTGACACGCTCCACTCCAGCATAAGAAAACAGGTGGCCAAGGCAAAGAGAGAAGACGTACAACTCGAAAAGTCAGAGGATCTGACCGCTCTTTCAAAGATGGTGGCGATGAGTTATGGGAGACGAGGAAGGGAAGTTCCGTTCAGCGAGAAGTATCTTGAAACCCTCTTCCGCAAGCTCTGCGGGCAGGGACTCGCCCATCTCTACTATGCGAAAGACCGAGAAGGACGAGTAGTCTCCGGGAGAATAACACTCGAGAGTTTCAACGTCATCTATGACTGGGTTGCCGGGGCAGATCCGACGTACTATGATAGCGGCGCCACCTCATATCTTCTCTATAGTCTCATAGAGAAGTCAAAAGCAGACCATGAAATTTTCGACCTGATGGGAGCAAACACGCCCACGATCGCCGTCTTCAAGTCAAACTTTGGCGGGCAAATCACACCGTACTATTTAACCAGCAAGCCGGGCACCGTCAAGGGCAGTCTTGCCCTGTTTTGCCTCGAGATTTTGTCCCGTTGGAGAAAGACGTGAAACTTGCCTGTGTGGTCTCCTGCAGCGATAGTGTCAAATGTGAGGCCGAATATTCTCTTAGCTACTGCCTTTCCAGTCTGGGTTTCTTTTCTGCTCCCTACACCTCTGACTCACAGGGGACCCTTCTTTGCTATGGAGAGATTCCAGAAGAGGTGATGGAAAGGGTCTTGAAGGGTGATTGGGTGGTGAACATCTTGCACGACCCTGGAGGGTTTGAGGGAATGGTGAATGGAAAGGACTTGCCCAGGGCAAAATCAAGAGGAGCTGGTGGATCAGGTCCGGTCGCTGTTTTCTTTGTGTGTGAAGAGAAGGAAGGGGTTAGTCTCAGAGAAATGGTGGTGGCTGACGGTTCCAAGCTGACTCTTGTGAGTGAAGAAAGGATGGGAGAAGGTGGAATCATCACTGTCCATTTCGATCTTCTGGCCAGTATCTTCTTTTTTCTTTCGAGAGCGGAGGAGGTGTTCTCCAACAAAACGGATGAATTCGAAAGACCGCCGCAGGAGTTGGCCATCTGCGCCAGGGAAGGGTTTGAAGAGGAACCGGTCGTGAACACGTATATTCTCTTGGTTCAAGAGCTGCTCATCCTGGCCGCGCATCGTTCAGGCCGGATGCTATTAAGGAAACTTGAATGGCCAGCAGGCCAGGGCTACTGCGTCAGTCTTACACACGATGTGGACAGGCTCGCGAAGTGGCGCGGCAGGTCAATTCTGAAAGGAATACTGACTGGAAAGACAAGAGAGGTCTTCTCTTCCGTGAGAAAGAGCAAATCCGATCCCTGGTGGAATCTTGACCATATTTGTGAGACCGAAAAGAAGATCGGAGTCCGGTCTACGTTCTACTTCTTTACAGATAGAGGCGGAGAACACGGAGGAAGGTATGACTGCGTCTCCATCAAGGAATTGCTGAGGGACCTTGTTGATGGTGGATGGGAGATAGGCCTTCACGGTTCATATGCGTCGATGACGGACA
Encoded proteins:
- a CDS encoding GNAT family N-acetyltransferase is translated as MAAQFQARELTSDELEFWDRLVAGSPQATVFCSSRFSSAIAEATGRPYRFVAVFRGDRFIAGLPVFDRRKAGILIAQQPPLVPHLGLIVSAEVEADHPRRREFNIFQACKALSDWFIKRYDYIYVSHHPGLTDLRPFTWQGWKEKVCYTCRIRLETFSVDTLHSSIRKQVAKAKREDVQLEKSEDLTALSKMVAMSYGRRGREVPFSEKYLETLFRKLCGQGLAHLYYAKDREGRVVSGRITLESFNVIYDWVAGADPTYYDSGATSYLLYSLIEKSKADHEIFDLMGANTPTIAVFKSNFGGQITPYYLTSKPGTVKGSLALFCLEILSRWRKT